From Vreelandella neptunia, the proteins below share one genomic window:
- a CDS encoding aminoglycoside phosphotransferase family protein has protein sequence MTQPSEAVSRRLINREGYRSTLLEKVELAVAMDVQRRKVDGQGFQQSKSLERLARLLDQLGHACLEFTAIKALKQLPDKSRKEYVKLIRLVGKSLKLVIINIDDANTRQGLKIGRRIPKITVRLTTAFEPGASGIRNSAVVDFQLQRMIHLLAELADALLAANFGPAVRLQNYKQLQNAAHAMTAQSDDFTVERLALTRSGSTIATLKAEHAASGKMMAVYKEGESQKVIEELYGVDQWKRVYPKVAPTVLSHHVEQGDELGSMVIEHLPGRTLESLLLNGQWKSAKQLTRTLQRTLRKIWKTSSTNEPAQPEYMQQLRKRMPETRHTHPTLFLTHQTICGLPRPSFDELIDRVEPLEHQLRAPFSVLIHGDFNVDNLIYDELKNRIYFIDLHRASYSDYVQDLSVLMASIYRLPIMDDGPRAELMALIRQLYQFARRFAKENNDVSFDARLAIALGRSFATSTRFIYDKLFAKRLALRASYLLEAITLLTPEKIEKYRLPLEDIFSD, from the coding sequence GTGACCCAGCCAAGTGAAGCTGTTTCTCGACGTTTGATCAATCGCGAAGGCTATAGAAGCACACTGTTAGAGAAAGTCGAGCTCGCCGTCGCCATGGATGTGCAGCGACGCAAAGTCGATGGGCAGGGTTTTCAACAATCCAAATCCCTTGAGCGCTTAGCCCGACTACTTGACCAGTTAGGCCACGCCTGCCTTGAATTCACCGCTATCAAGGCCCTAAAGCAGCTTCCCGATAAATCGCGAAAAGAGTACGTCAAACTCATTCGATTGGTGGGTAAATCATTAAAGCTGGTGATCATTAATATCGATGATGCAAACACTCGCCAAGGCCTGAAAATTGGACGCCGAATACCCAAAATAACCGTCCGTTTAACCACTGCTTTTGAGCCAGGCGCTTCGGGCATACGTAACAGCGCCGTGGTGGATTTTCAGCTTCAACGCATGATCCATCTGCTTGCGGAGCTTGCCGACGCCCTACTCGCCGCCAACTTCGGCCCTGCCGTACGCTTGCAAAACTACAAGCAGTTGCAAAATGCCGCTCACGCGATGACCGCCCAGAGTGACGACTTTACCGTTGAGCGGCTGGCGCTTACCCGCAGCGGCAGCACCATCGCCACACTGAAAGCCGAGCACGCCGCCTCTGGCAAAATGATGGCAGTCTACAAGGAGGGTGAAAGCCAGAAAGTCATTGAAGAGCTTTATGGGGTTGATCAATGGAAGCGGGTCTACCCCAAGGTGGCCCCCACGGTGCTCTCGCATCATGTCGAGCAGGGGGATGAGCTGGGTTCGATGGTGATCGAACACCTCCCCGGCCGTACGCTTGAATCACTGCTGTTAAACGGCCAGTGGAAATCAGCCAAGCAACTTACCCGTACACTCCAGCGAACGTTGAGAAAAATCTGGAAGACGTCAAGTACCAACGAACCTGCTCAGCCCGAGTATATGCAGCAGTTGCGTAAACGCATGCCCGAAACCCGCCACACGCATCCGACACTGTTTCTTACACACCAAACTATTTGCGGACTGCCCCGCCCCAGTTTTGATGAGTTGATCGATCGCGTAGAGCCCCTAGAGCATCAGCTCAGGGCCCCATTTTCCGTGCTGATCCACGGCGACTTTAACGTCGACAACCTCATCTATGACGAGCTCAAAAATCGCATCTACTTTATCGACCTGCACCGCGCCTCCTATTCTGATTATGTTCAGGATTTATCCGTTCTAATGGCGTCGATTTATCGGCTGCCCATCATGGATGATGGCCCTAGAGCCGAGTTAATGGCATTGATCAGACAGCTCTATCAGTTTGCACGACGGTTCGCCAAAGAGAATAACGATGTAAGCTTTGATGCGCGGCTAGCCATCGCGCTAGGGCGCTCCTTTGCTACCTCTACGCGCTTTATTTACGACAAACTTTTTGCCAAACGACTCGCCCTTAGAGCGAGCTACCTGCTAGAGGCCATAACGCTTCTAACCCCTGAGAAAATAGAGAAGTACAGGCT
- a CDS encoding GAK system CofD-like protein, producing the protein MKKRRFIGTRMCLPREIGKGRDLRLARYRKAPELGPKILFFSGGTALRHFSEVLTDYTHNSIHLVTPFDSGGSSAELRRAFAMPAVGDLRARLLALADDSVTGHPEVAALFSHRLSAREGGSATAKTALEQSLQALVSAKHPLLKAIAEPMRSLIQSYIAAFYKHMPKDFNLAGASVGNLILTGGYLIHDRSLDPIAFLFGQLIKTRGTVRTTTDANLQLEVLLESGRTIIGQHCFTGKETAQIDSPIRAIKLSGEADDIDTLDASKVCKETRTLIDSAELLVFPPGSFYSSVIANLLPKGVDKALAKNPSPKVYVPSLGTDLETFGMTLVDQVQVLNAHLSGTLEPLSSKRSSIDFLLFDSQLLSVSADQIETLRDEMGIQIIDLDLAPENADTQRYDDVKLAEALLGLT; encoded by the coding sequence ATGAAAAAAAGACGTTTTATCGGTACCCGAATGTGCCTGCCCCGTGAGATTGGCAAGGGGCGGGATCTGCGTCTGGCCAGATACCGAAAAGCCCCCGAGCTAGGGCCGAAAATACTCTTCTTTAGTGGCGGTACGGCACTGAGACATTTTTCTGAGGTGTTGACGGACTACACCCATAACTCCATTCATCTGGTTACCCCCTTTGATTCAGGAGGCAGCTCGGCAGAGTTACGCCGGGCCTTCGCGATGCCTGCGGTGGGCGACCTAAGAGCGCGCCTGCTTGCTCTGGCTGATGACTCAGTCACCGGGCACCCTGAGGTGGCTGCGCTTTTCTCACATCGGCTATCGGCAAGGGAGGGGGGAAGCGCGACGGCAAAGACAGCACTTGAGCAAAGCCTACAGGCCCTTGTCAGTGCTAAGCACCCGCTGCTCAAGGCAATTGCTGAGCCCATGCGGTCACTGATCCAGAGCTATATCGCTGCCTTCTACAAACATATGCCAAAGGATTTTAACCTCGCTGGCGCCAGCGTGGGGAACCTTATCTTGACCGGCGGTTATCTGATTCATGATCGCTCCCTGGATCCGATCGCCTTTCTCTTTGGCCAACTGATCAAGACCCGCGGCACCGTTCGGACAACGACGGATGCCAATCTCCAGCTGGAGGTATTGTTAGAGAGTGGTCGCACGATTATTGGCCAACACTGCTTTACCGGCAAAGAGACGGCTCAAATCGATTCGCCTATCAGAGCGATAAAATTATCAGGCGAGGCGGACGATATCGACACCTTGGATGCCTCCAAGGTGTGTAAAGAGACCCGTACGCTCATTGATTCGGCAGAGCTGCTGGTTTTCCCGCCGGGCAGTTTTTATAGCAGTGTCATTGCCAACCTGTTGCCCAAGGGGGTTGATAAGGCATTGGCTAAAAACCCGTCACCCAAGGTGTATGTGCCCAGCCTGGGTACTGATCTTGAAACGTTCGGCATGACGTTGGTGGATCAGGTGCAAGTGCTCAATGCGCATTTGTCTGGCACACTCGAACCCTTATCGTCTAAGCGGTCTTCAATCGATTTTTTACTGTTTGATTCGCAGCTTCTGAGTGTGTCGGCTGATCAGATTGAGACGCTACGCGATGAAATGGGTATTCAAATCATTGATCTAGATCTTGCGCCGGAGAATGCTGATACCCAACGTTATGATGACGTTAAGCTGGCTGAAGCGCTGCTTGGGTTGACCTGA
- a CDS encoding GlxA family transcriptional regulator, with amino-acid sequence MRLSYQGPLPEMVGFLLLPQYSMMAFFAAVEPLRIANRIAHRPLFDWTLISADGGPVTASNGMTLMADQATADVHHLPSLAVCSGFTPEAHLTRPLMAWLHQLDQAGCCLGGIDTGAFLLAATGLLKHERVALHWESLPAFRERFPGIDTTDELYELGERRFSCAGGAAAMDMALEVIARRHGAKLAIDVSEQLIHDRIRTRSDQQRMALVKRLGTHNRRVVEAVALMEQNLEEPLPLDEIASQVEVSVRQLQRLFEQELNVTPRQWYLQLRVKRAQRLLAETDLAVLEVGVACGFSSSSSFARTFRAHYGYSPRQVRSAIAGKDL; translated from the coding sequence ATGCGTCTTAGTTACCAGGGCCCGCTGCCTGAAATGGTAGGGTTTTTGCTGCTGCCTCAGTATTCGATGATGGCCTTCTTTGCGGCGGTGGAGCCGCTGCGGATTGCCAACCGTATTGCCCATCGCCCATTGTTCGACTGGACGTTGATCAGCGCTGATGGAGGGCCGGTGACGGCGTCGAACGGCATGACCCTGATGGCCGATCAAGCAACGGCGGATGTTCACCATTTGCCCTCGCTGGCGGTATGCAGCGGTTTTACCCCCGAGGCGCATCTTACCCGGCCGTTAATGGCCTGGCTTCATCAGTTGGATCAGGCGGGCTGTTGTTTAGGCGGCATCGATACCGGGGCATTTTTGCTTGCCGCCACCGGGTTGTTAAAGCACGAGCGGGTGGCACTGCACTGGGAGAGCCTGCCCGCGTTTCGTGAGCGCTTTCCGGGCATAGATACTACCGATGAGCTTTACGAGCTGGGCGAGCGGCGCTTCTCCTGTGCGGGTGGGGCGGCGGCGATGGATATGGCGCTGGAAGTGATTGCCCGGCGGCATGGCGCAAAGTTGGCCATCGATGTCTCCGAGCAACTGATCCATGACCGGATTCGCACCCGCAGCGATCAGCAGCGCATGGCGTTGGTGAAGCGCTTAGGTACTCATAACCGGCGCGTTGTGGAGGCGGTTGCGCTCATGGAGCAGAACCTGGAAGAACCGCTCCCCCTTGACGAGATAGCCAGCCAGGTAGAGGTATCGGTGCGTCAGTTGCAGCGTCTGTTTGAGCAGGAGCTAAACGTGACCCCGCGTCAATGGTATTTGCAGCTGCGCGTTAAGCGTGCCCAGCGGCTGCTGGCCGAGACTGACTTGGCGGTATTAGAAGTAGGCGTGGCCTGTGGGTTTAGTTCGTCGTCGAGCTTTGCGCGTACGTTTCGGGCGCATTACGGCTACTCGCCTCGGCAGGTGCGTTCTGCCATCGCGGGCAAAGACCTTTAA
- a CDS encoding ABC transporter substrate-binding protein: MSVTTSFATTSSATTKTLSLTAGFLLAAFAATPAMAELDELRFGVPPWPGVTVKSEVAAQLLEAMGYETRQQDLAVSVILEGLSQNDLEIYLGGWYPVQTDMVEPLVADGKVEKVVSNIRGANSGLVVPQYVYDAGVTTVAELAEHHDRFDGEIQGIEAGTGINDAILNAIDNDLAGLGDWQLRESSTSAMLAQAEQKMADEEWVTFVGWEPHWMNVSFDLAYLADSDDAGVASIESTVWTITPASLAEEAPEVHRFLSQYVIDIEDQNDWVHEYSYEERPADEVANEWIGNNLDTVAEWLDGVETRDGEPAIEQVRAQFDS, encoded by the coding sequence ATGTCGGTCACAACTAGCTTCGCCACCACTAGCTCTGCCACTACCAAGACGCTGTCGTTGACAGCGGGCTTTTTACTCGCTGCGTTTGCAGCCACGCCCGCCATGGCAGAGCTTGATGAACTGCGCTTTGGGGTGCCGCCGTGGCCTGGGGTGACGGTAAAGTCTGAAGTGGCGGCCCAGCTACTGGAGGCCATGGGGTACGAGACCCGTCAGCAAGATTTAGCCGTGAGCGTGATCCTCGAAGGCTTATCGCAGAACGACTTGGAAATCTATTTAGGCGGCTGGTATCCCGTTCAGACCGATATGGTTGAACCCTTGGTGGCCGACGGCAAAGTCGAAAAAGTGGTTTCCAATATCCGTGGCGCCAATTCCGGGCTAGTGGTTCCCCAGTATGTTTACGATGCAGGCGTCACTACGGTGGCTGAGCTGGCAGAACACCATGACCGTTTCGATGGTGAAATTCAGGGCATTGAAGCGGGCACCGGCATTAACGATGCGATTCTCAATGCCATCGATAACGACCTTGCGGGGCTGGGCGATTGGCAGCTCCGTGAAAGCTCCACTTCGGCGATGCTGGCCCAGGCTGAGCAAAAAATGGCCGATGAAGAGTGGGTTACCTTTGTTGGTTGGGAGCCTCACTGGATGAACGTGAGCTTCGATCTGGCCTATTTAGCCGATAGCGATGATGCGGGCGTGGCCTCCATTGAAAGCACGGTATGGACAATTACCCCTGCCAGCCTGGCAGAAGAAGCGCCTGAAGTTCACCGTTTCCTTTCGCAGTACGTGATCGATATCGAAGACCAGAACGATTGGGTACACGAGTACAGCTACGAAGAGCGCCCGGCGGATGAAGTGGCTAATGAGTGGATTGGCAACAACCTGGATACCGTTGCCGAGTGGTTGGACGGTGTTGAAACCCGCGATGGCGAACCCGCCATTGAGCAGGTGCGGGCCCAGTTCGACTCTTAA
- a CDS encoding alpha/beta hydrolase fold domain-containing protein: MNVDDFIQRFCAGLAKMQELPLPQARRAYVELCQTFAPPDPAGMRVENSALGGVRVRRFIPQRRTPGCVLFIHGGGFTIGSTESHHGPAASLAQALTREVVSVNYRLAPEVAYPAMLADCQAVLEATQPVALVGDSAGGRLAIDLAHQQNEAPPLGLIYPTVGALSLECLGEDAPLLTRDDVLSIRQQCPDIIATQRDRHPPAASIEMLTVEKDPLTLPIEAAIANWREEGASVGYRCAPNMVHAALHAHTLLPDMSVAWQDFCQQLKQRLN; the protein is encoded by the coding sequence ATGAACGTAGACGACTTTATTCAGCGCTTTTGCGCCGGGCTGGCAAAGATGCAGGAGCTGCCATTACCTCAAGCACGGCGCGCCTACGTTGAACTTTGCCAAACGTTCGCCCCACCCGACCCGGCGGGAATGCGGGTTGAAAATAGCGCTTTGGGTGGTGTTCGCGTGCGCCGTTTTATTCCCCAGCGGCGCACACCAGGCTGCGTGCTGTTTATCCATGGCGGCGGTTTTACCATCGGCTCAACAGAGAGCCACCATGGCCCCGCCGCCAGCTTGGCGCAAGCGTTAACGCGTGAGGTGGTCAGCGTAAACTATCGGCTGGCGCCAGAAGTAGCTTACCCGGCTATGCTGGCAGACTGCCAAGCAGTGCTAGAAGCGACTCAACCTGTCGCGTTGGTGGGTGACAGCGCGGGCGGGCGATTAGCCATTGACCTTGCCCATCAGCAGAATGAAGCGCCGCCACTAGGCTTGATCTACCCAACCGTTGGCGCGCTTTCCCTTGAATGCTTGGGAGAAGATGCGCCGCTACTTACACGCGACGACGTGCTCAGCATTCGTCAACAGTGTCCTGACATCATTGCTACTCAGCGGGATCGCCACCCGCCTGCCGCAAGCATTGAAATGCTGACCGTGGAGAAGGATCCACTGACACTCCCCATCGAAGCCGCAATAGCCAATTGGCGTGAGGAAGGTGCCTCGGTAGGCTATCGCTGCGCCCCGAACATGGTTCACGCCGCCCTTCACGCCCATACGCTGCTACCCGATATGAGTGTGGCTTGGCAGGACTTTTGCCAACAACTAAAACAGCGCCTTAATTAG
- a CDS encoding thioesterase family protein — MIIYKTHVAPEWVDYNGHMNDAEYARVFSLACEALIDTIGLDEAGREHYGYTIYTLETHLCYRREAHQGQALNVSLTLLDSDTKRLHVFFTLFDDEGNLIATSEQMLMGMKQASGRPSPFPKAVANRVTELPQAHKDAWPELAGRTIGIRR; from the coding sequence ATGATTATTTATAAAACCCACGTCGCTCCCGAGTGGGTCGACTACAACGGACATATGAACGACGCGGAGTACGCCCGCGTCTTCTCTCTAGCCTGCGAGGCGCTTATCGACACCATTGGGTTGGATGAAGCGGGCCGAGAACACTATGGCTACACGATCTATACCCTGGAAACGCACCTCTGCTACCGCCGCGAGGCCCACCAAGGCCAAGCCCTGAACGTCAGCCTGACACTACTGGATAGCGACACAAAGCGCCTGCACGTCTTTTTCACCCTGTTCGATGATGAAGGCAATCTGATAGCCACCAGCGAGCAGATGTTGATGGGCATGAAACAAGCCTCTGGGCGTCCAAGCCCGTTTCCAAAAGCGGTCGCAAATCGCGTGACAGAACTACCCCAAGCCCATAAAGACGCTTGGCCCGAGCTTGCCGGCCGCACCATTGGGATTCGGCGCTAA
- a CDS encoding L-carnitine dehydrogenase, giving the protein MSRLAVIGTGVIGNGWIARALAQGWDVVSFDPDPKAPARTQAFIDNAWPSLTQLGLAPDANPERLTFADTIEKAVDGADLIQENVPERLPLKQEILAAIDAAAPPDIIIGSSTSGFKPTDLQQQCQQAPGRVIVAHPFNPVYLLPLVELVGGETTQSMQIASAQRLYQALAMRPLVVRREIEGHIADRLMEALWREALHLVNDGVATTEEIDAAVVYGCGLRWPLMGTFLTFHLAGGEPGMRHMLEQFGPALKLPWTKLEAPELTDELIDKVVEGCEHQAAGRSVATLDRRRDDFLVELLEVVQKYWPEAEGLQGRI; this is encoded by the coding sequence ATGAGCCGCTTAGCTGTTATTGGTACCGGCGTGATTGGAAACGGCTGGATTGCCCGCGCCCTCGCCCAGGGGTGGGACGTCGTGTCCTTTGACCCAGATCCCAAAGCGCCAGCGCGTACTCAAGCGTTTATCGACAATGCCTGGCCCTCGTTAACCCAGCTCGGTTTAGCACCCGATGCTAACCCTGAGCGGTTAACCTTTGCAGATACGATTGAAAAAGCCGTGGATGGCGCTGACCTGATTCAGGAAAACGTGCCCGAGCGCCTACCGCTAAAGCAAGAAATTTTAGCCGCGATTGACGCTGCTGCCCCACCGGACATCATTATTGGCTCGTCTACCTCCGGCTTTAAGCCCACCGACCTGCAGCAGCAGTGCCAACAAGCGCCTGGGCGCGTGATCGTCGCTCACCCCTTCAACCCGGTGTATTTACTGCCCTTGGTAGAGCTGGTTGGCGGAGAGACCACCCAATCCATGCAGATCGCCAGCGCCCAAAGGCTGTATCAGGCCCTCGCCATGCGCCCACTGGTGGTTCGCCGTGAAATTGAGGGCCACATCGCCGACCGCTTAATGGAAGCGCTATGGCGGGAAGCTCTGCATCTGGTTAACGATGGCGTGGCGACCACCGAAGAGATCGATGCGGCCGTGGTTTACGGCTGTGGACTTCGTTGGCCGTTGATGGGCACGTTCTTAACCTTCCACCTAGCGGGCGGCGAGCCAGGCATGCGCCATATGCTAGAGCAGTTTGGCCCAGCGCTAAAACTGCCCTGGACAAAGCTGGAGGCCCCGGAACTCACCGACGAACTGATTGATAAAGTCGTCGAGGGGTGTGAGCATCAAGCGGCAGGACGTTCAGTGGCTACGCTCGACCGGCGCCGGGATGACTTTTTAGTCGAGCTGCTCGAGGTAGTGCAAAAATATTGGCCGGAAGCCGAAGGCTTACAGGGGCGCATTTAA
- a CDS encoding 3-keto-5-aminohexanoate cleavage protein, whose translation MNRNVILTCAVTGAGDTTAKNPNVPVTPKAIAASCIEAARAGASIAHIHVRDPQTGGISHSSEQFREVMERVREADVDIVMNITAGGGGDWIPDATDPTRGGPGTDIQTPAERHAPVGELLPELCTLDCGSLNFGDMVYVNPADWLREHARLVQAAGVKPELECFDLGHVWFARQLQQEGLIDGDPLYQLCLGIPWGAEADTETMLAMRNKLPTNANWAAFGIGRHQMPMVAQAVLLGGHARVGLEDNLFLEKGVLANNGQLVEKASTIIENLGARVMTPAETRTHLKLRDPMTGRTMGNAAGGDV comes from the coding sequence ATGAACCGCAATGTCATTCTCACCTGTGCCGTGACGGGCGCGGGAGACACCACCGCAAAAAATCCCAATGTGCCTGTTACGCCCAAGGCCATTGCAGCTTCCTGCATTGAAGCGGCGCGTGCCGGGGCCAGCATCGCCCATATCCACGTTCGCGACCCGCAAACCGGCGGCATCAGCCACTCTTCTGAGCAGTTCCGCGAAGTAATGGAGCGCGTACGTGAAGCCGATGTGGATATCGTGATGAACATCACCGCTGGCGGCGGCGGCGACTGGATACCCGATGCCACCGATCCCACCCGCGGCGGCCCAGGCACCGATATCCAAACGCCCGCTGAACGTCATGCGCCGGTCGGCGAGCTGCTCCCCGAGCTGTGCACGCTGGACTGCGGCAGCCTCAATTTTGGCGATATGGTGTACGTAAACCCTGCGGACTGGCTGCGCGAGCACGCCCGTCTGGTTCAGGCCGCAGGTGTTAAGCCAGAATTGGAGTGCTTTGATTTGGGCCATGTCTGGTTTGCCCGCCAGCTTCAGCAAGAGGGCTTGATCGACGGCGACCCGCTCTATCAGCTCTGTCTGGGTATTCCCTGGGGTGCCGAAGCGGACACCGAAACGATGCTGGCCATGCGCAACAAACTACCCACCAACGCTAACTGGGCCGCTTTTGGCATTGGCCGCCATCAAATGCCCATGGTCGCCCAAGCCGTTCTGCTGGGTGGCCACGCTCGGGTTGGGTTGGAAGATAACCTGTTTTTAGAGAAAGGCGTGCTGGCTAACAACGGCCAACTGGTCGAGAAAGCGTCGACCATTATTGAAAACCTCGGCGCCCGAGTAATGACGCCTGCAGAAACCCGCACTCATCTCAAACTACGCGACCCGATGACCGGACGTACCATGGGTAACGCAGCCGGAGGTGATGTATGA
- a CDS encoding lipocalin-like domain-containing protein: MSLRRYLRPCLLIGVLLTLYGCGEENQTETNSTGFAGLGQDADGFEHAQPSQTLIFPQDHSAHPDYRIEWWYLTANLEDADGEPLGLQWTLFRQALMPPSERPEPTPWAADQLWMAHMAISQGEQHQVAERFGRSHTQAEPSQLNDAQAGVIASPFHAWLDDWQLKTNEEANGTDFDHLTLTAYSGEDESRFGYTLELTAEGPLVLHGEEGFSQKAANGQGSMYYSQPFWQINGEVTINGETKAVSGHGWLDREWSSQLLDARQSGWDWFSIHLDDGHKLMAFQLRGGGDDGSAGVEHNADYRSGTWITPQGHATPLATDDITLTPLVTSAVAGRNVPTQWRLEIPSVAIDIIVDAPHANRWMTTSVPYWEGEVVVNDRASGEPLGEGYLEMTGY; the protein is encoded by the coding sequence ATGAGCTTACGTCGTTACTTACGCCCCTGCCTACTTATCGGCGTGTTACTGACGCTTTACGGCTGTGGCGAAGAGAATCAAACCGAAACCAACAGCACAGGCTTTGCCGGTTTAGGGCAAGACGCCGACGGATTTGAGCATGCCCAGCCCAGCCAAACGCTCATTTTTCCGCAGGATCATTCCGCCCATCCGGATTACCGTATCGAATGGTGGTATTTAACCGCTAATTTAGAAGACGCCGACGGTGAGCCACTCGGCCTGCAGTGGACGCTCTTTCGCCAGGCGCTGATGCCACCCAGCGAACGCCCCGAACCAACGCCCTGGGCGGCAGACCAGCTTTGGATGGCCCATATGGCGATCTCCCAAGGCGAGCAGCATCAGGTGGCCGAACGTTTTGGGCGCAGCCACACCCAAGCCGAGCCTTCTCAGCTCAACGATGCCCAGGCCGGTGTCATTGCAAGTCCGTTCCACGCCTGGCTAGACGACTGGCAGCTTAAAACGAATGAAGAAGCAAACGGCACCGATTTTGATCATCTCACGCTAACCGCTTACAGCGGTGAAGATGAATCGCGTTTTGGCTATACGCTGGAACTGACTGCCGAAGGCCCTCTAGTGCTGCACGGCGAAGAGGGTTTTAGCCAGAAAGCCGCCAATGGCCAGGGCTCCATGTACTACAGCCAGCCCTTCTGGCAAATAAACGGCGAAGTCACCATTAATGGCGAGACAAAAGCCGTTAGCGGGCACGGCTGGTTGGATCGTGAGTGGAGTAGTCAATTGCTTGATGCCCGCCAATCAGGCTGGGACTGGTTCTCGATCCACCTTGATGACGGCCATAAGCTGATGGCATTTCAGCTACGCGGTGGTGGTGATGATGGCAGCGCAGGGGTAGAACATAACGCAGACTACCGCTCAGGCACCTGGATTACCCCCCAAGGCCACGCCACCCCCTTAGCAACCGATGACATTACACTGACACCGCTGGTAACGTCGGCTGTCGCCGGTCGCAATGTGCCCACCCAATGGCGACTGGAAATACCGTCAGTGGCGATCGATATCATTGTTGACGCGCCCCATGCCAACCGCTGGATGACTACCAGCGTGCCCTACTGGGAAGGCGAAGTGGTGGTCAATGACCGCGCCAGCGGCGAACCGCTTGGCGAAGGCTATTTGGAAATGACAGGGTATTAA